A stretch of the Lytechinus variegatus isolate NC3 chromosome 5, Lvar_3.0, whole genome shotgun sequence genome encodes the following:
- the LOC121414919 gene encoding sushi, von Willebrand factor type A, EGF and pentraxin domain-containing protein 1-like translates to MQNGIYWREFICLMLLKTLLTPSANQCNNPPTLPNGRVTYIDDVYVIYTCDPGHSMDVERDKVVLLCNTSSGEWSGALPNCNRIQCPAPAEPNFGSVEGNGHYYGDSVFFSCDSKYRLTEDSETSTCTELGKWSEETPTCSPDLSNPLVCPSGSWNYQNQTCFVAYNDREDWWGARAICATVSPDIPYGHLAKIPDQATQDFIVERLQTGRNYWIGVFEGLKWYWEGSASEILFFAWADGEPNGEIDSEICIEFYGQSNNYGWNDAGCRDTNFFICEFAVVTFILHEGKPYGILL, encoded by the exons CAAATCAATGCAACAATCCACCAACTCTCCCAAATGGGAGGGTTACTTACATCGATGACGTTTATGTGATATACACGTGTGATCCTGGCCATTCTATGGACGTTGAACGTGACAAGGTGGTCCTGCTTTGCAATACATCTTCCGGAGAATGGAGCGGTGCATTGCCTAATTGCAATC GTATCCAGTGCCCTGCTCCTGCCGAGCCAAACTTTGGTTCAGTTGAAGGGAATGGACATTACTATGGTGACAGTGTCTTCTTCTCCTGCGATTCAAAGTATCGATTAACGGAGGATAGTGAAACTAGCACATGTACCGAGTTGGGGAAGTGGTCCGAAGAAACACCGACATGTTCTC CTGATCTGTCGAACCCTCTTGTATGCCCATCGGGTAGTTGGAATTATCAAAACCAGACATGCTTTGTGGCCTACAACGACAGGGAGGACTGGTGGGGCGCCAGAGCTATATGTGCAACTGTTTCTCCTGACATCCCTTATGGCCACCTTGCCAAGATTCCCGACCAAGCTACCCAAGATTTCATAGTTGAGAGACTTCAAACCGGAAGGAATTATTGGATAGGAGTTTTCGAAGGTCTGAAGTGGTACTGGGAAGGAT CTGCCTCCGAAATCCTATTTTTTGCATGGGCGGATGGAGAGCCTAACGGTGAAATCGATAGCGAAATCTGCATTGAATTTTACGGACAATCCAACAACTATGGTTGGAATGATGCAGGCTGTAGGGATACCAATTTCTTTATCTGCGAGTTTG CCGTAGTTACATTCATTTTACACGAAGGAAAACCTTACGGGATTCTACTTTGA